From the genome of Gimesia chilikensis:
CTCTCCTCCCCCATCCGCACCTCATACCTGGGAATGTTGATGCAACAGGCTGAGGACTCCTGAACGGAAGCGGTCTTCTCCAATTTTTCATCGTTTTCCGGCCAATTAGTCCTTTTCAGACTGCGGATAATCTGAAATAATTGCCGACAGCTATAAATGTCTCATGTTTGCCGTTGTGACAGGAGTTGATTCAAGATAATATATCTTTGTTCACAACAGGCACTTCTTTGAAAACCATGGGTCGAGACGGCGTTCAATAATAGGCGTCCCCGCAATTCTCGATAAATTAGGCACTTGCTTCGCCTGACGACTCGAACTCACTTGCGGGGCAATTGCATATTATTGAAGGAAGACCTCAATGGCCGCTAAAGCACGATCAAAACGGGCTGCTACCCCTCCCGCTCCCAGTCACAACGGAACCAATGATTCCGAAGGGATGCTCAAAAACGCCTTGGGACAAATCGAACAGGCGTTCGGTAAAGGCTCCATCATGAAACTCACCGGGGAAAACGCCCGCGCTGTCCCCTCGATCGCCAGTGGTGCCCTGTCCCTTGACCTGGCACTCGGAGGCCATGGATTTCCCCGTGGTCGTATTATCGAACTCTATGGACCGGAATCCAGCGGTAAAACCACCCTGGCCCTGCATGTCATCGCCAACGCCCAGAAAGAGGGTGGCATCGCCGCGTTTATCGACGCCGAACATGCTCTCGATCCCGTCTGGGCCAAAAAACTGGGCGTCAACATCTCCGAACTGCTGGTCAGTCAGCCGACCTACGGCGAAGAAGGCCTGCAGATCGCTGAAATGCTGATCAAATCCAATTCGGTCGATGTCATCGTTGTCGACTCGGTCGCTGCCCTGGTCCCCAAAGCGGAACTGGATGGCGAAATCGGTGACTCACACGTCGGCCTGCAGGCACGTATGATGAGCCAGGCCATGCGGAAACTGACCGGTGCCATTTCCAAATCCAAAACGACTGTGATCTTCATCAACCAGATCCGTGAAAAGATCGGCGTCATGTTCGGCAGCCCCGAAACGACTCCCGGCGGTCGCGCACTGAAGTTCTACAGTTCTGTCCGCGTTGACGTCCGTCGTATCGCGACACTCAAAGACGGTGACACGGTGACAGGCATTCGTATGAAAGCCAAGATCGTCAAGAACAAAATTGCACCTCCCTTCCGCATTGCTGAGTTTGACATGCTCTCCACCGGAGGCATCAATTTCGAACTCGACCTGCTGGATCTTGCCGTGGAAAACAAAATCGTCAAGAAGAGTGGCAGCTGGTTCAGCTATGGTGAAACGCGACTGGGCCAGGGACGAGACCGTTCCAAGGCAGTGCTCGAGGAAAACCCCGAACTCTGCCTGGAGATTAAACAGAAGGTCCTCGAAGCCCAGGGGCTGGTTGCTTCCACCGAGGAAGAACCGGAAACGGAACCCGAAGCTGTCGAGGCCTGATCCTCTCGGCTGGCCACAGCCTGACAAATACACCTGCTAATGCTGAAACGACCTTGAAGCCCCACGGGTATTCAAGGTCGTTTTGCATTGGGTTCTGTACGAAAACACTGTAAAATAAGGACAATTCGAATACCAGCGCTTTCGGTTTCCGCGTGATTTCTGTTCCCGACGCTCCCCTCTGAGGCAAAGTATGTCTGCAGCTCTGAAAAATCTGATTCGTTTTCATCACACGCTGATTTGCCTCATTGCCATCAGTGCCTGCTGGCTCTCTTTACCGACGCGAAATCTAAAGGCCCAGTCCCCCGATGCCCGCGCTGTCGCCTTTGCTGTCCAGCAGCAGCTGGTCAAGGCAATTGAGAAAGCAGAACACTCCGTCGTCGCAATCTCCAAAATCAAAACCCGCAAACAGCAGTTCCAGTCGCGCATCCCCGCTCCATTCGGACTCGATCCCAATCAGGATCTGAATCTGAGCCATGACCCACAGGATCTGAATTTTATTCCCACCGAATTCGGATCAGGTGTGATCATTCCGGATCCTACCAATCAGCAAAGGGTATTGGTGCTGACGAATTTCCATCTCACTCAGGGAGGGCCGATCACGGGGCAGAAGAAAGTTCCCGAGTATCGCCTGTACGTCCACACTGAGGACCGTCGCGGATTCTATGCCACGCTCCTTGCTGCCGATCCGCGAAGTGATCTCGCGGTCCTGGTTCCCGCAGGACGAGTTGCAGCAGATGCTTCCCGCCCTCTCAAACCGGTCCAGTATGGAAACACGGAATCAGTCCGCAAGGGACAGTTTGTGATCGCACTGGGAAACCCTTACGCGATTGCCCGTGATGGTTCACCGAGTGCCAGCTGGGGCATTGTGAGTAACTTCCATCGCTATCCCGTCCCCATATTTAAAAACTTCCTGAATCAGGAGCTGTCCAAGAAAGAAACCATCCATCACTTCGGAACCCTGCTGCAGGTGGATACACACCTCGACCTGGGAACCAGTGGCGGCGCTCTGCTCGATCTGGATGGTAATCTGATCGGAGTCACAACGTCCCTGGCCGCTCTGGAAGGTTATGAAAAATCGGCAGGCTACGCGATTCCCATCGACCCG
Proteins encoded in this window:
- the recA gene encoding recombinase RecA; protein product: MAAKARSKRAATPPAPSHNGTNDSEGMLKNALGQIEQAFGKGSIMKLTGENARAVPSIASGALSLDLALGGHGFPRGRIIELYGPESSGKTTLALHVIANAQKEGGIAAFIDAEHALDPVWAKKLGVNISELLVSQPTYGEEGLQIAEMLIKSNSVDVIVVDSVAALVPKAELDGEIGDSHVGLQARMMSQAMRKLTGAISKSKTTVIFINQIREKIGVMFGSPETTPGGRALKFYSSVRVDVRRIATLKDGDTVTGIRMKAKIVKNKIAPPFRIAEFDMLSTGGINFELDLLDLAVENKIVKKSGSWFSYGETRLGQGRDRSKAVLEENPELCLEIKQKVLEAQGLVASTEEEPETEPEAVEA
- a CDS encoding trypsin-like peptidase domain-containing protein, with protein sequence MSAALKNLIRFHHTLICLIAISACWLSLPTRNLKAQSPDARAVAFAVQQQLVKAIEKAEHSVVAISKIKTRKQQFQSRIPAPFGLDPNQDLNLSHDPQDLNFIPTEFGSGVIIPDPTNQQRVLVLTNFHLTQGGPITGQKKVPEYRLYVHTEDRRGFYATLLAADPRSDLAVLVPAGRVAADASRPLKPVQYGNTESVRKGQFVIALGNPYAIARDGSPSASWGIVSNFHRYPVPIFKNFLNQELSKKETIHHFGTLLQVDTHLDLGTSGGALLDLDGNLIGVTTSLAALEGYEKSAGYAIPIDPDTRRIIDSLANGLEPEYGFLGITPGTIDRNEANRNLAGAVNLTESSYVQTGGVKQHSPAEQAGLRTGDLILSINGKPLRNELDLMREVGKAGAGTEAKLQILRGKNPRELTLTVKLGKWPVADDEGIVQTRYRHPLWRGLRVDYPTARAKYTFSPFTYPPAVVVTHVAPDSPAQQAGLTEGTFIRLVNDQPVQTPDAFYQEAQRASTSPVTLQLLDDRKVVLPNSKQ